One Prevotella intermedia ATCC 25611 = DSM 20706 DNA window includes the following coding sequences:
- a CDS encoding sensor histidine kinase — MQWTDRIRQVKIILVVAAIAIAVVSLVASNILTKDLARQERTKMEVWAEAMRALSQADENTDLALVLKVLNDNNTIPVVVLDNDENVTDFRNVVINAKNYKDSLLYVSAMAKRLKSNKQNIRIQLSDASNEYIDVCYDDSLMLKRLALYPYVQLGVVMLFVVVAIFALLTSKRAEQNKVWVGLSKETAHQLGTPISSLMAWTTILKETYPDDDLLPEMDKDVKRLQLIADRFSKIGSLPEAVPVSLSEVLDHVIDYMDRRTSKTIQLKKVFPADDIIIRLNASLFEWVIENLCKNAVDAMGGESGTITLRVETVGERVIVEVSDTGKGIKKKDMRNVFRPGFTTKSRGWGLGLSLAKRIVEEYHNGKIFVKSSELGKGTTFRIELKSNE, encoded by the coding sequence ATGCAATGGACAGATAGAATAAGGCAGGTAAAGATAATTCTTGTTGTGGCGGCAATTGCAATTGCAGTTGTGTCGTTGGTAGCATCGAATATCCTTACGAAAGATTTGGCTCGGCAGGAACGCACTAAGATGGAAGTGTGGGCAGAGGCGATGCGCGCACTGAGCCAAGCCGACGAAAATACCGACCTTGCATTGGTTCTGAAAGTGCTCAACGACAACAATACCATTCCCGTCGTGGTGCTCGACAACGATGAAAACGTAACCGACTTCCGCAACGTCGTTATCAATGCCAAGAACTACAAAGACAGTTTGTTGTATGTATCGGCTATGGCAAAACGCCTGAAAAGCAACAAGCAAAACATAAGAATACAACTTTCCGACGCTTCAAACGAATATATCGACGTGTGTTACGACGATTCGCTGATGCTGAAACGACTGGCACTCTATCCCTACGTGCAGTTGGGTGTGGTAATGCTCTTCGTCGTGGTGGCTATATTTGCGCTCCTTACATCGAAGCGAGCAGAGCAAAACAAGGTCTGGGTAGGTCTTAGCAAAGAAACAGCCCACCAGCTTGGCACCCCCATTTCGTCGCTTATGGCATGGACTACCATATTGAAGGAAACCTATCCCGACGACGATTTGCTGCCCGAAATGGACAAAGACGTGAAGCGGTTGCAGCTCATTGCCGACCGTTTCTCGAAGATTGGTTCGCTGCCCGAAGCCGTTCCAGTGAGTCTGAGCGAAGTGCTCGACCACGTTATCGACTATATGGACCGTCGCACATCGAAGACTATCCAGCTGAAAAAGGTATTTCCTGCCGACGATATAATTATCCGCCTCAATGCTTCGCTGTTCGAATGGGTAATAGAAAACCTTTGTAAAAATGCGGTCGATGCTATGGGCGGCGAGTCGGGAACAATTACGCTACGTGTAGAAACCGTTGGCGAACGTGTTATAGTAGAGGTCAGCGACACGGGCAAAGGCATAAAAAAGAAAGATATGCGCAATGTATTCCGCCCCGGATTCACCACCAAAAGCCGTGGTTGGGGCTTGGGGTTAAGTCTTGCCAAACGCATTGTGGAGGAATACCATAACGGTAAAATCTTTGTGAAAAGTTCCGAACTGGGCAAGGGAACCACATTCAGAATAGAACTGAAATCAAACGAATAA
- the era gene encoding GTPase Era has translation MHKAGFVNIVGNPNVGKSTLMNQLVGEKISIATFKAQTTRHRIMGIVNTEDMQIVFSDTPGVLKPNYKMQEIMLQFSESALADADILLYVTDVIEKPEKNTDFLEKVAKMQIPVILLINKIDESDQKTLVALVEKWHGLLPKAEILPISAKNKFGTDTLMKRVKELLPESPAYFDKDQLTDKPAKFFVSEIIREKILRYYDKEVPYSVEVVVERFKEDEKKIHINAVIYVERDSQKGIIIGHQGQALKKVSTEARKSLEKFFDKKIYLETFVKVDKDWRNSQKELGNFGYNPE, from the coding sequence ATGCACAAAGCTGGATTTGTAAACATAGTAGGCAACCCCAACGTGGGTAAAAGCACGCTGATGAACCAACTCGTCGGCGAGAAAATCAGCATTGCAACATTCAAGGCACAAACTACTCGCCACCGAATTATGGGCATTGTGAATACGGAAGACATGCAAATCGTGTTTTCCGATACTCCCGGTGTGCTGAAACCGAACTACAAGATGCAGGAAATAATGCTGCAGTTTTCGGAGTCTGCCCTTGCCGATGCCGACATTCTGCTCTATGTTACCGACGTTATAGAGAAACCAGAGAAGAATACAGACTTCTTGGAGAAGGTGGCAAAAATGCAAATTCCAGTTATCTTGCTCATCAATAAAATCGATGAAAGCGACCAAAAGACACTCGTCGCTCTTGTTGAAAAGTGGCACGGACTGCTGCCCAAGGCAGAAATTCTGCCTATTTCGGCAAAGAACAAGTTCGGTACCGACACGCTGATGAAGCGCGTTAAAGAGCTGTTGCCCGAAAGTCCGGCGTACTTCGACAAAGACCAGCTGACCGATAAGCCTGCAAAGTTCTTTGTATCGGAAATTATCCGAGAGAAAATTCTTCGCTATTACGACAAGGAAGTGCCCTACTCTGTTGAAGTTGTGGTAGAGCGTTTCAAGGAAGACGAAAAGAAAATACACATCAATGCTGTTATCTATGTGGAGCGCGACAGCCAGAAAGGCATCATCATCGGGCATCAGGGACAGGCATTGAAGAAGGTTTCTACCGAGGCACGAAAGAGCCTTGAGAAGTTCTTTGACAAGAAAATATACTTGGAAACCTTTGTTAAGGTGGACAAGGACTGGCGCAACTCACAGAAAGAGTTGGGCAACTTCGGCTACAATCCTGAATAA
- the der gene encoding ribosome biogenesis GTPase Der, which translates to MANLVAIVGRPNVGKSTLFNRLTQSRRAIVSDTAGTTRDRQYGKCQWNGREFSVVDTGGWVVNSDDIFEDAIRKQVLVATEEADLVLFVVDNETGVTDWDEDVAQILRRTKLPIILVANKVDNSGEYYMSADFYRLGLGDPVCISAQTGSGTGDLLDLLLERMKDVPDEGLEDEIPRFAVVGRPNAGKSSLINAFIGEDRNIVTEIAGTTRDSIYTRYNKFGFDFYLVDTAGIRRKNKVTEDLEFYSVMRSIRSIENSDVCILMIDATRGIEAQDMNIFQLIQRNNKSLVVVVNKWDLVESKDQKVIKTFENAIRERMAPFVDFPIIFASALTKQRIFKILDVAKQVYLNRNMHIGTTKLNEVLLPIIEETPPPSVKGKYIKIKYCSQLPNTQIPSFVFYANLPQYVKESYRRFLENKIRERWNLNGCPINVFIRQK; encoded by the coding sequence ATGGCAAATTTAGTAGCAATCGTAGGCCGCCCCAACGTGGGTAAGTCTACACTTTTCAACCGATTAACCCAAAGCCGCCGTGCCATTGTCAGCGATACGGCAGGCACAACGCGCGACCGCCAATACGGAAAATGCCAATGGAACGGACGCGAATTTTCAGTTGTCGATACTGGTGGCTGGGTTGTTAATTCCGACGACATATTCGAAGATGCTATCCGCAAGCAGGTTTTAGTGGCTACGGAAGAGGCAGACTTGGTGCTTTTTGTTGTCGATAACGAAACGGGAGTTACCGACTGGGACGAAGATGTGGCACAAATCCTTCGCCGCACGAAGCTCCCTATAATCCTTGTTGCCAATAAAGTAGACAACAGTGGCGAATACTATATGTCGGCAGACTTTTACCGTTTAGGTCTTGGCGACCCTGTTTGCATCAGCGCACAGACTGGTAGTGGCACGGGAGACCTGCTCGACTTGCTCCTTGAACGTATGAAAGACGTGCCCGATGAAGGACTTGAAGACGAAATTCCACGCTTTGCCGTCGTTGGACGCCCTAATGCTGGCAAGTCGAGCCTCATCAATGCCTTTATCGGCGAGGACCGCAACATCGTTACAGAGATAGCCGGCACAACGCGCGACAGCATCTACACGCGTTACAATAAGTTCGGTTTCGACTTCTATCTTGTTGATACAGCAGGTATCCGCCGCAAGAACAAGGTAACAGAAGACCTTGAATTCTATTCCGTCATGCGCTCTATTCGCAGCATTGAAAACTCTGATGTGTGTATTCTGATGATTGATGCCACGCGCGGAATTGAGGCGCAGGACATGAATATCTTCCAGTTAATTCAGCGAAACAACAAGAGTTTGGTGGTAGTTGTAAACAAATGGGACCTTGTAGAGAGCAAAGACCAAAAGGTAATCAAGACTTTCGAGAATGCCATTCGCGAGCGTATGGCTCCGTTTGTAGACTTTCCCATCATCTTTGCATCGGCACTCACCAAGCAACGCATCTTCAAGATACTCGATGTAGCAAAGCAAGTGTATCTGAATAGAAACATGCACATTGGCACAACCAAACTCAACGAAGTGCTGTTGCCCATCATAGAGGAAACGCCTCCACCATCGGTAAAGGGCAAATACATCAAGATAAAATACTGTTCGCAGTTGCCCAACACGCAGATACCATCGTTTGTGTTCTATGCAAACCTGCCTCAGTACGTAAAAGAATCCTATCGCCGCTTCTTGGAAAACAAGATACGCGAGCGTTGGAACCTCAACGGTTGTCCAATCAACGTGTTTATACGTCAGAAGTAA
- the rpmF gene encoding 50S ribosomal protein L32, giving the protein MAHPKRRQSKTRTLKRRTHDKAEAPTLAVCPNCGDYYVYHTVCASCGYYRGMVAIEHETEE; this is encoded by the coding sequence ATGGCACATCCTAAAAGAAGACAGTCAAAGACTCGTACACTCAAAAGAAGAACTCACGATAAAGCAGAAGCTCCAACATTGGCAGTATGCCCTAATTGCGGAGATTACTACGTTTACCACACAGTTTGCGCAAGTTGCGGCTACTATCGTGGTATGGTTGCTATCGAACACGAAACTGAAGAGTAA
- a CDS encoding ABC transporter ATP-binding protein: MIEVKNLYKSFGNKEVLHDINTKFEDGKTNLIIGQSGAGKTVLVQCLVGLLEPTRGEVLYDGRNFVMMSKKEKILMRREMGMIFQGSALFDSLTVFENVRFPLDMFSDMTPKERDRQAQKCIDRVNLTGAENKYPGEISGGMQKRVAIARAVVMNPKYLFCDEPNSGLDPKTSLVIDELLSDITREFNITTIINTHDMNSVMGIGENIVFIADGRAEWQGNKETVLSANNKKLNDLVFASDLFKKVKEVENEEVK; this comes from the coding sequence ATGATAGAAGTTAAAAACCTATATAAATCGTTTGGAAACAAAGAAGTTCTTCACGATATAAACACGAAGTTTGAAGATGGTAAGACCAATCTTATCATCGGACAGAGTGGTGCAGGAAAGACGGTGTTGGTGCAATGCCTTGTCGGACTGCTTGAACCGACGCGCGGCGAGGTGCTATACGACGGCCGCAACTTCGTAATGATGAGCAAAAAGGAAAAGATTTTAATGCGAAGAGAGATGGGAATGATTTTCCAAGGCTCTGCTTTGTTCGACTCGCTCACCGTTTTCGAGAATGTCCGCTTTCCGCTTGATATGTTTTCGGATATGACTCCGAAAGAACGCGATAGGCAGGCGCAGAAGTGTATCGACCGTGTGAATCTCACGGGAGCAGAAAACAAATATCCGGGAGAGATATCGGGTGGTATGCAGAAGCGTGTTGCCATTGCGCGAGCGGTGGTAATGAACCCTAAATACTTGTTTTGCGACGAGCCAAACTCTGGGCTCGACCCTAAGACGTCGTTGGTAATCGACGAACTTTTGTCGGATATTACAAGAGAATTCAATATTACGACCATCATCAACACCCACGATATGAACTCCGTGATGGGCATTGGCGAGAATATAGTCTTCATTGCCGACGGAAGAGCAGAGTGGCAGGGCAACAAGGAAACAGTGCTGTCGGCTAACAACAAGAAGCTGAACGACCTTGTGTTTGCGTCCGATTTGTTCAAGAAAGTGAAAGAAGTAGAGAACGAAGAAGTCAAGTAA
- a CDS encoding beta-ketoacyl-ACP synthase III: MEKINAIITGIGGYVPDYILTNEELSRMVDTTDEWIMERVGIKERRILTEEGLGTSYMARKAAKQLLEKTGADPDSIDALIVTTTTPDYKFPSTASIVIGKLGLKNAFGFDFSAACCGFLYTLDVASTMIQSGRYKRIIIIAADKMSSIVDYTDRQTCVLFGDGAAAVLVEGTTEENIGVQDSFLRTDGKGLPFLHMKAGGSVCPTSQFTVDRRLHYLYQEGRTVFKYAVTSMSSDIMEILKRNNLSESDVAWVVPHEANLRIIEAVAKRANVPLEKVIINIQHYGNTSAATIPLALWDEEAKLKKGDNIVFTAFGAGFVHGASYYKWAYDGASAVAKK, encoded by the coding sequence ATGGAGAAGATAAATGCCATTATCACTGGTATCGGCGGCTATGTACCCGACTATATCCTCACCAACGAGGAATTGTCGCGTATGGTCGATACCACCGATGAATGGATTATGGAACGTGTGGGCATCAAGGAACGCCGAATCTTAACCGAGGAGGGACTTGGTACAAGCTATATGGCGCGCAAGGCGGCAAAGCAGCTCTTAGAGAAAACAGGAGCCGACCCCGACAGCATTGATGCACTTATCGTTACAACAACAACTCCAGACTATAAATTTCCATCAACCGCCTCTATCGTTATAGGCAAGTTAGGCTTGAAGAATGCCTTTGGTTTCGACTTCTCTGCCGCTTGCTGCGGATTTCTTTATACGCTCGACGTAGCTTCAACGATGATACAGAGCGGACGCTATAAGCGCATTATCATTATAGCTGCCGACAAGATGTCATCGATTGTAGACTACACAGACCGTCAGACGTGCGTATTGTTTGGCGATGGTGCGGCAGCAGTTCTTGTTGAAGGAACTACCGAAGAAAACATTGGCGTACAGGATTCTTTCCTTCGTACCGATGGCAAGGGTCTGCCATTCCTGCACATGAAGGCAGGTGGCTCTGTCTGTCCTACATCTCAGTTTACAGTAGACCGTCGCTTACACTATCTCTATCAAGAGGGACGCACGGTTTTCAAGTATGCTGTAACAAGCATGAGCAGCGACATTATGGAAATTTTGAAGCGCAACAACCTCTCAGAAAGCGATGTTGCGTGGGTTGTTCCACACGAAGCCAATCTCAGAATCATCGAAGCTGTGGCAAAGCGTGCCAATGTTCCATTGGAAAAAGTGATAATCAACATTCAGCACTATGGCAACACCAGTGCTGCAACTATTCCACTTGCACTTTGGGACGAGGAAGCTAAGCTGAAGAAAGGCGATAACATTGTATTCACAGCCTTTGGTGCAGGCTTTGTTCACGGCGCATCTTACTACAAGTGGGCATACGACGGAGCTTCTGCAGTGGCAAAGAAATAA
- a CDS encoding YceD family protein: protein MDLDILKIDLKGLADGLNSFEFDLDDTYFKAVDAPEVSRGNVHVSLKIVRTQNDYFTLDFHEKGTVVLPCDLCLDDMEQPIETQQRLEAKFGNAYSEDDDLVTVAENEGILDVSWFVYEFILLALPIKHVHAPGKCNPAMIRALEEHSAARSGSEDEKPMDSRWEALLKLKK from the coding sequence ATGGACTTGGATATCCTTAAAATAGATTTGAAGGGTCTTGCCGACGGCTTGAATAGCTTCGAGTTCGACCTTGACGATACTTACTTTAAGGCAGTTGATGCTCCCGAAGTGAGTCGCGGAAACGTGCACGTTTCGTTAAAGATAGTACGCACGCAGAACGATTACTTCACACTCGATTTCCACGAAAAAGGAACGGTTGTACTGCCGTGCGACCTTTGTTTGGACGATATGGAGCAACCTATCGAGACGCAACAGCGTCTTGAAGCTAAGTTTGGAAACGCATACTCAGAAGACGACGACCTTGTTACGGTGGCCGAGAACGAAGGAATACTCGATGTTTCATGGTTCGTCTACGAATTTATACTTCTTGCTCTGCCTATCAAGCATGTGCATGCACCTGGAAAATGCAACCCTGCTATGATAAGAGCCCTTGAGGAACACTCTGCCGCCCGAAGCGGTTCGGAAGACGAGAAACCTATGGATTCGCGCTGGGAAGCCCTATTAAAATTAAAAAAATAA
- a CDS encoding PorV/PorQ family protein, with product MKSKHIIIIACAALFGATQANAQGQTLPILTANTDARTAAMGNASVAAEGMYLYNNPSALFGVDKKFTADASASIYEKEEGIEGTFGLYTATVGYKFAKRHAAFAGFRYAGGLKFKGSNMLGEPTKEYKPYDWTIDFGYAYMIGKGFSAYAMGNIIFSHLSKNANGGAFTVGASYQNNDMTIANKAANFMVDAKVAAIGPKLDYGNGYKASMPTHVAVGGALSVDMADKHQVGAALSTRYFFQPSESKVFMVGGGLEYTYNNMVSVRAGYEYGDHNLSHFTMGAGVKYRGLRINGAYMLKTVDAGSSYCTFGLGYDF from the coding sequence ATGAAGTCAAAACACATCATCATAATTGCTTGCGCAGCACTTTTCGGTGCTACGCAGGCTAATGCCCAAGGGCAGACTCTTCCTATATTAACTGCAAATACCGATGCAAGAACAGCTGCTATGGGCAATGCCTCGGTAGCTGCTGAGGGAATGTACTTATACAATAATCCTTCTGCACTCTTCGGCGTGGATAAGAAATTTACAGCAGATGCTTCTGCTTCCATATACGAAAAGGAAGAAGGTATTGAAGGAACATTCGGGCTATACACAGCCACTGTGGGCTATAAGTTTGCCAAGCGACACGCAGCATTTGCTGGTTTCCGCTATGCAGGTGGACTAAAGTTCAAAGGTTCTAATATGCTTGGAGAGCCAACCAAAGAGTACAAGCCCTACGATTGGACCATCGACTTTGGTTATGCTTATATGATAGGTAAAGGCTTTTCAGCCTATGCAATGGGAAATATCATATTCAGCCACCTCTCAAAAAATGCCAATGGTGGCGCATTTACCGTAGGAGCTTCCTATCAGAACAACGATATGACGATAGCAAACAAGGCTGCAAACTTCATGGTAGATGCCAAGGTAGCTGCAATAGGTCCTAAACTCGATTACGGCAACGGCTACAAGGCTTCAATGCCTACACACGTTGCAGTAGGTGGAGCATTGTCGGTTGATATGGCAGACAAGCACCAAGTTGGTGCAGCATTGTCTACACGATATTTCTTCCAGCCATCAGAATCTAAAGTGTTTATGGTTGGTGGCGGACTCGAATACACCTATAATAATATGGTGTCGGTGCGGGCAGGTTACGAATATGGCGACCACAACCTCAGCCACTTTACCATGGGTGCAGGCGTTAAGTATCGCGGACTGCGCATAAACGGAGCTTATATGCTGAAAACTGTTGATGCTGGAAGCAGCTATTGCACCTTTGGACTTGGATATGATTTCTAA
- a CDS encoding MlaE family ABC transporter permease — protein sequence MLIFNWLTIFGKYLLLMGRAFSRPERFRMFLKRYVKEMSQLGVDSVGIVLLISFFIGAVICIQIKLNVQSPWMPLWVSGYVTREIMLLEFSSSIMCLILAGKVGSNIASELGTMRVTQQIDALEIMGINSASYLILPKIAGLITIMPFLVVFSAAMGIVGAYATAYVAHIITPVDLTAGLQHDFNPWFMYMSITKSLFFAFIIASVSSFFGYTVKGGSVEVGTSSTNAVVSSSVLILFSDVFLTQLLS from the coding sequence ATGCTTATATTCAATTGGCTGACAATTTTCGGCAAATACTTGCTTTTAATGGGGCGTGCATTCAGTCGTCCTGAACGTTTCCGTATGTTTTTAAAGCGATATGTCAAGGAGATGTCGCAGCTTGGTGTCGATTCCGTTGGCATCGTCTTGCTTATTTCGTTCTTCATCGGAGCCGTTATCTGCATACAGATAAAACTGAACGTTCAAAGTCCGTGGATGCCTCTTTGGGTATCGGGATACGTTACGCGCGAAATTATGTTGCTTGAATTTTCGTCGAGTATCATGTGTCTTATCCTTGCAGGAAAGGTGGGGTCGAACATTGCTTCGGAATTAGGCACGATGCGCGTTACCCAGCAAATCGATGCTTTGGAGATTATGGGCATTAACTCTGCCAGCTACTTGATACTGCCGAAGATTGCGGGACTTATTACGATTATGCCTTTCTTGGTTGTCTTTTCTGCTGCAATGGGTATCGTGGGAGCATACGCAACTGCTTACGTCGCCCACATTATTACACCGGTAGACCTGACAGCGGGGCTTCAGCACGACTTCAACCCGTGGTTTATGTATATGAGTATCACAAAGAGCCTTTTCTTTGCCTTCATTATTGCGAGCGTATCGTCGTTCTTTGGCTATACGGTGAAAGGCGGTTCGGTAGAAGTGGGCACGTCTTCAACCAATGCGGTGGTAAGTTCCAGCGTGCTGATTCTGTTCAGCGATGTGTTCCTGACACAACTTTTAAGCTAA
- the lptB gene encoding LPS export ABC transporter ATP-binding protein, producing MLDTENIIIEPESDKSSVLRTEGLVKRYGKRTVANGVSINVRQGEIVGLLGPNGAGKTTSFYMTTGLVVPNEGHVYIDEQEITNYPVYKRAKAGIGYLPQEASVFRKMSVEDNIMSVLEMTKLTKQQRIEKMESLIKEFRLEKVRKNLGDRLSGGERRRCEIARCLAIDPKFIMLDEPFAGVDPIAVEDIQHIVWRLKFRNIGILITDHNVHETLNITDRAYLLFEGQILFKGTPEELAANKIVKEKYLGTEFVLQKKDFQLLDERKRAKEADGE from the coding sequence ATGCTCGACACTGAAAACATAATCATTGAACCCGAAAGCGATAAAAGCAGCGTTCTTCGCACCGAAGGACTTGTGAAACGATACGGCAAACGCACCGTTGCCAACGGCGTAAGCATCAATGTGCGACAAGGAGAGATTGTTGGCTTGTTGGGTCCGAACGGCGCAGGCAAGACGACATCGTTCTATATGACCACTGGCTTGGTAGTTCCAAACGAAGGACACGTTTATATCGACGAGCAGGAAATCACCAATTATCCTGTTTACAAGCGTGCCAAGGCTGGCATCGGCTACTTGCCACAGGAGGCAAGCGTATTCCGAAAGATGAGCGTCGAAGACAATATTATGAGCGTGTTGGAGATGACGAAGCTCACCAAGCAGCAGCGCATAGAAAAGATGGAGAGCCTTATCAAGGAGTTCCGCTTGGAGAAAGTACGCAAAAACCTTGGCGACCGTCTTTCGGGAGGTGAACGACGCAGATGCGAAATAGCACGCTGCCTGGCGATAGACCCTAAGTTCATTATGCTCGACGAGCCTTTTGCAGGCGTAGACCCTATTGCGGTGGAAGACATTCAGCACATTGTCTGGCGACTGAAGTTCCGCAACATCGGCATTCTCATTACCGACCACAACGTGCACGAAACACTGAACATTACCGACCGTGCCTACTTGCTCTTCGAAGGACAGATACTTTTCAAGGGAACACCCGAAGAATTGGCTGCCAACAAGATTGTGAAAGAAAAGTACTTGGGTACGGAATTTGTGCTGCAAAAGAAAGATTTCCAACTCTTGGACGAACGCAAGCGAGCAAAAGAAGCAGACGGAGAATAA